One Setaria viridis chromosome 7, Setaria_viridis_v4.0, whole genome shotgun sequence genomic region harbors:
- the LOC140223510 gene encoding uncharacterized protein encodes MEASGAADELAACGGARKTAIAVAQGAEQRRVDGDVPVQAAEEVREADDAGTSRRCSEQELRSEAMEPGERRQRAPATALSGRKRRRDEEPEAEGTQQAAEHRQSTVLAPTTKTPPTSAVWSLECGTVSGSAAMEGNGEAGELAACGGEREMANPVAQGAERRREDGDVPVQAAFELVEAAGAGASRSRMRCSEQEMGTEAMGPGDERRQRAPATALSGRKRRRDEEPEAEGTQQAAERLSATPVQQPAVAPAPLPLQRLLDACRAVFGVASAPPMASIVPYIRGIMDTIRPDDVGLRDEIRFFLPLRSVMPLHDHPGMTVFSKLLIGSARLEAYDWVRPRILTTLGPHMLVEKVRDRNVTAASRTWVLFPDGGGNLHRFTAMGEEHCALLDVLTPPYAPAEQRACTYYQESSQERSKSRASVVRGGRTSRLVWLKEVPVPRNLRIVNLQFQGSQIL; translated from the exons atggaggcaaGTGGCGCAGCTGACGAACTGGCGGCGTGCGGGGGAGCGAGGAAGACGGCCATTGCTGTTGCTCAGGGGGCGGAGCAGCGGAGGGTGGACGGGGACGTGCCCGTGCAGGCCGCGGAGGAGGTCAGGGAGGCGGACGACGCTGGCACCTCGAGGAGGTGCAGTGAGCAGGAGCTGAGGAGCGAGGCCATGGAGCCGGGGGAGAGGCGGCAAagggctccggcgacggcgctgTCAGGTAGGAAGAGGAGGCGGGACGAGGAACCGGAGGCCGAAGGGACGCAGCAGGCGGCGGAGCACCGACAGAGCACCGTGCTTGCACCTACTACCAAGACTCCCCCTACGAGCGCA GTGTGGAGCTTGGAGTGCGGAACTGTGTCGGGGTCGGCGGCAATGGAGGGAAACGGCGAAGCTGGCGAACTGGCGGCgtgcggaggagagagggagatggcAAATCCAGTGGCTCagggggcggagcggcggagggaggacggggaCGTGCCCGTGCAGGCCGCGTTTGAGCtcgtggaggcggcgggcgctGGCGCCTCGAGGTCGAGGATGAGGTGCAGTGAGCAGGAGATGGGGACCGAGGCGATGGGGCCCGGGGACGAGAGGCGGCAaagggcgccggcgacggcgctgtCGGGCCGGAAGAGGAGGCGGGACGAGGAACCGGAGGCCGAAGGGACGCAGCAGGCGGCGGAGCGGCTCTCCGCGACGCCGGTGCAGCAGCCTgccgtggcgccggcgccgctgcctctccagcGACTCCTGGACGCGTGCCGCGCCGTGTTCGGTGTCGCCAGCGCACCACCGATGGCCTCCATCGTACCCTACATCCGCGGCATAATGG ACACGATCAGGCCGGATGACGTTGGGCTTCGGGACGAGATCAG ATTCTTTCTTCCCTTAAGATCGGTTATGCCCCTCCATGATCATCCGGGGATGACAGTGTTCAGCAAGCTCCTCATCGGGTCTGCACGCCTCGAGGCATACGATTGGGTCCGTCCCCGCATCTTAACAACTTTGGGACCACATATGCTTGTGGAGAAGGTGCGAGACCGCAATGTCACGGCGGCGTCCCGCACCTGGGTGCTATTCCCAGACGGTGGTGGAAACTTGCACCGGTTCACGGCTATGGGGGAGGAGCATTGTGCGCTCCTCGATGTCCTCACCCCACCATATGCACCGGCAGAGCAGCGGGCCTGCACCTACTATCAGGAGTCTTCCCAAGAGCGCAGTAAGTCAAGAGCTA GTGTTGTGAGAGGTGGGCGGACGAGCCGACTGGTGTGGCTGAAGGAGGTTCCCGTGCCTAGGAACCTAAGGATCGTCAATTTGCAGTTCCAAGGCTCGCAGATCTTGTAG
- the LOC117862470 gene encoding uncharacterized protein isoform X1, with translation MDFTAPSFSLGFDSDEDDPPTPVGSDRREQPRGYAAPDPPSFSLGFDDDDDVEEPRPPAGGRREERARRSVAPDPPSFSLGFDDDDDVEEEPRPPAGGRREERARGSAAPDPPSFSLGFDDDDGEILVTGQRHQQARPHVAPRAPTSAGAVDEEDYFDLAGSKQPPPETNRFKRLRKGPAPAHPAPTPQVRRCEAPDAPSFSLGISDDDDDDFLADGQHQKQPRAPVAPRAPSSFIAGDRRPEPAQREMTPLKRLRKCPALPHLAPTPPPLKAPGPPAAEVSPLMSENAATGAVGTGSLEDDIEDWTTDEDRPVRDVPPSVGSCSTSSNSKFSLLNRGVLMTQSSNKANTSKFTQTPNFSASKSLEESCSKKLLPKITISPMRKILLLDSDTDADDEENQNKAKKPSPVKKRQKSMHKYMQEKSTFQENRKHQGSTTVQKSEAVMNNNWATPAFDEFCNEYFNSTKDAGSSQQKEGNSFSCSKVSQPKYPDEMEGHFQQQSTSSGGVLDDNLDGRPPAMHYFFHQDPRVRDLVRDRLQHFLPTGAGSKRENEQSRGKSLSYRRQFHSSAATNDEWVTPNRGIPVPTDVGKRRVHASGTQSGSGHWFTNDSGRRVYVSKNGQELTGQNAYRRYQKESGRGFNRYKKKGSSGAKRGAAKVKVETRAKPTSSGTKRGAAKVKIETAAKQSTSRAKRKR, from the exons ATGGACTTCACGGCGCCCTCCTTCTCGCTGGGTTTCGATTCGGATGAGGATGACCCCCCTACCCCGGTCGGGAGCGACCGGCGCGAGCAGCCGCGAGGGTACGCGGCGCCCGATCCGCCGTCGTTCTCCCTGGgcttcgacgacgacgacgacgtcgaggaGCCCCGCCCCCCCGCGGGAGGTCGCCGGGAGGAGCGCGCGCGGAGGTCCGTGGCCCCCGACCCGCCGTCGTTCTCCCTGGgcttcgacgacgacgacgacgttgAGGAGGAACCCCGACCCCCCGCGGGAGGCCGTCgggaggagcgggcgcgggggtCCGCGGCGCCCGACCCGCCGTCATTCTCCCTGGgcttcgacgacgacgacggtgaaATCCTCGTCACCGGCCAGCGTCACCAGCAGGCGCGGCCGCATGTGGCGCCCCGAGCTCCCACTTCGGCCGGCGCTGTAGATGAGGAGGATTACTTTGACCTCGCCGGTAgcaagcagccgccgccggagaccaATCGATTCAAGCGGCTACGGAAGGGCCCTGCGCCAGCCCACCCAGCGCCAACTCCGCAGGTGCGGCGCTGTGAGGCGCCCGATGCACCCTCCTTTTCGCTGGGCATcagcgacgacgatgatgacgactTCCTTGCTGACGGCCAGCATCAGAAGCAACCGAGAGCACCGGTAGCTCCTCGTGCTCCCTCGTCGTTCATCGCTGGTGACCGAAGGCCAGAGCCAGCCCAGCGCGAAATGACTCCACTTAAGCGGCTGCGGAAGTGCCCTGCGCTGCCACATCTGGCGCCAACACCACCTCCTCTCAAGGCGCCAGGACCACCTGCAGCGGAAGTGTCTCCATTGATGAGTGAAAATGCAGCAACGGGTGCGGTTGGGACTGGGAGTTTGGAAGACGATATTGAAGATTGGACCACAGATGAGGACCGACCAGTCCGAG ATGTGCCACCATCTGTTGGTAGTTGCAGCACTTCCAGTAACTCAAAATTCTCCCTGCTCAACCGTGGTGTCCTTATGACTCAATCATCAAACAAAGCAAATACATCAAAATTTACACAGACACCAAATTTTTCTGCTTCAAAATCTTTGGAAGAAAGCTGTTCAAAGAAATTACTTCCTAAGATAACAAtaagcccgatgaggaaaatCCTTTTGCTGGACTCTGACACTGATGCAGACGATGAAGAGAATCAAAATAAAGCAAAGAAGCCAAGCCCTGTTAAAAAGAGACAAAAATCCATGCACAAATATATGCAGGAAAAGTCTACCTTTCAGGAAAACAGGAAGCACCAAGGGAGCACTACTGTGCAGAAGAGCGAAGCTGTGATGAATAACAATTGGGCAACACCTGCCTTTGATGAGTTCTGCAATGAATACTTCAATTCTACGAAAGATGCAGGATCTTCTCAGCAGAAAGAAGGCAACAGTTTTTCTTGTTCCAAGGTTTCTCAACCCAAATACCCTGATGAAATGGAAGGGCATTTCCAGCAACAAAGCACTTCAAGTGGAGGTGTACTAGATGACAACCTGGATGGTCGTCCTCCTGCCATGCATTATTTCTTCCATCAAGACCCAAGGGTGCGAGATCTAGTCCGTGATAGGCTGCAGCATTTCCTTCCCACTGGAGCAGGAAGTAAGAGAGAAAATGAGCAAAGCAGAGGAAAAAGTCTCAGCTACAG GAGGCAGTTCCACTCGAGTGCAGCTACAAATGATGAGTGGGTGACACCAAATAGAGGGATCCCAGTTCCAACTGATGTTGGTAAAAGAAGGGTGCATGCCAGTGGAACTCAATCTGGCTCTGGCCATTGGTTTACTAATGACAGTGGGAGGAGG GTTTATGTCTCAAAAAATGGGCAGGAGTTGACTGGCCAAAATGCCTATCGACGATATCAAAAG GAAAGTGGCAGGGGATTCAACAGGTACAAGAAGAAAGGTTCATCTGGAGCCAAACGTGGTGCTGCTAAAGTGAAAGTTGAAACCAGAGCGAAGCCAACTTCATCTGGAACCAAACGAGGTGCTGCTAAGGTGAAAATTGAAACTGCAGCGAAGCAAAGCACAAGTAGAGCAAAAAGGAAGCGGTGA
- the LOC117865017 gene encoding protein SLOW WALKER 1 has protein sequence MAAADTSKPFFPAAPHQALLPSRGAAARASLDGSYWRAFRSSELVSGADFPVTDLTFAPAAATASSPTLAAAWSTSLHLFSGDPLKSLRRISVAGDLVFSPSFRCDGALLAAGDKKGVVRVFRADKPATGAALRTLRAHAAETRVVRYPVGGGDKLHLLTAGDDALLTYWDVPSETPVFTVPAAHKDYIRGGAASPADHNIFATGSYDRSVKLWDARTGNAGPSLSFSHGELVESVLFLPSGGLLATAGGNVVKIWDVIGGGRLVHSVESHVKTVMALALGKMATTGETRLLSAGIDGYVKCFDFGKLKITHSLRHPQPLLSVACSPCGTVLVAGSAKGKIYMGKRKKKAVDEEDEGTKAGSGEIDWVSPESEKPVLKPNYFRYFLRGQNEKAKEGDFVIKKPKKVKIAEHDKLLRKFRHKEALVSALVKNNPRSAVAVMEELVARRKLVRCIGNLDKEELGLLLEFLRRNATLPRYARFLLGVANKVVEMREEDIRSDDKLRMHIRNLKRMVGEEIQIQHTLQGIQGMISPMLALAAR, from the coding sequence ATGGCGGCCGCCGACACCTCCAAGCCTTTCTTCCCCGCGGCGCCGCACCAggcgctcctcccctcccggggcgccgccgcgcgcgcctccctGGACGGATCCTATTGGCGCGCCTTCCGCTCCTCCGAGCTCGTCTCCGGCGCCGACTTCCCCGTCACCGACCTCACCttcgcccctgccgccgccaccgcctcctcgccgaccctcgccgccgcgtggTCCACCTCGCTGCACCTCTTCTCCGGCGACCCGCTCAAGTCGCTGCGCCGGATCTCCGTCGCGGGCGACCTCGTCTTCTCCCCCTCCTTCCGCTGCGAcggcgccctcctcgccgccggcgacaagAAGGGGGTCGTCCGCGTCTTCCGCGCCGACAAGCCCGCGACGGGCGCCGCCCTCCGCACGCtccgcgcccacgccgccgagACCCGCGTCGTCCGGTAcccggtcggcggcggggacaAGCTCCACCTGCTCACCGCCGGAGACGACGCGCTCCTCACCTACTGGGACGTGCCCTCGGAGACGCCCGTCTTCACCGTCCCCGCCGCCCACAAGGACTACATCCGTGGCGGTGCGGCCTCCCCGGCCGACCACAACATCTTCGCCACCGGCTCCTATGACCGCAGCGTCAAATTGTGGGATGCCCGCACGGGGAACGCTGGCCCGTCTTTGTCCTTCTCCCATGGGGAATTGGTGGAGAGCGTGCTGTTCCTGCCGTCCGGCGGGCTGCTGGCCACGGCCGGAGGGAACGTGGTCAAGATTTGGGACGTCATTGGGGGTGGCCGGCTCGTGCACTCCGTGGAGAGCCATGTCAAGACAGTGATGGCGCTGGCGCTTGGGAAGATGGCCACCACTGGGGAGACCCGGCTGCTTAGTGCGGGCATTGATGGGTATGTGAAGTGCTTTGATTTTGGGAAGCTTAAGATCACGCACTCGTTGCGGCACCCACAGCCGCTCCTGTCCGTGGCTTGTTCGCCCTGTGGCACTGTGCTGGTGGCTGGGTCTGCAAAAGGGAAGATTTATATgggcaagaggaagaagaaggctgttGACGAGGAGGATGAAGGGACGAAGGCTGGCAGTGGTGAGATTGATTGGGTATCGCCAGAGTCTGAGAAGCCCGTGTTGAAGCCAAATTACTTCCGGTACTTCCTCCGTGGACAGAATGAGAAGGCTAAGGAGGGTGACTTTGTGATTAAGAAGCCTAAGAAGGTTAAAATTGCGGAGCATGATAAGTTACTGAGAAAGTTCAGGCACAAAGAGGCTCTGGTTTCAGCTTTGGTTAAGAACAACCCAAGAAGCGCTGTGGCTGTGATGGAGGAGCTGGTTGCGAGGAGAAAGCTGGTGAGATGCATTGGGAATTTAGATAAAGAGGAACTTGGGCTGCTGCTTGAGTTCCTTCGCCGGAATGCGACATTGCCAAGGTATGCAAGGTTCTTGTTGGGTGTAGCAAACAAGGTTGTGGAGATGCGAGAGGAGGATATCCGATCTGATGATAAGCTGAGGATGCACATCAGGAATCTCAAGAGAATGGTTGGAGAAGAGATCCAGATACAGCACACGTTGCAGGGGATTCAAGGAATGATTTCACCCATGCTTGCACTTGCCGCCAGATGA
- the LOC117862470 gene encoding uncharacterized protein isoform X2 — MGSSAAPAYSHAVFFRSTPAPFVSAGAAAPHARTHLKPKSKLQTHSKTSGFPPRNLRNQSSPANNPPISIAIPLPKSVASVPQIELSHLAPRQTLALAGASAAMDFTAPSFSLGFDSDEDDPPTPVGSDRREQPRGYAAPDPPSFSLGFDDDDDVEEPRPPAGGRREERARRSVAPDPPSFSLGFDDDDDVEEEPRPPAGGRREERARGSAAPDPPSFSLGFDDDDGEILVTGQRHQQARPHVAPRAPTSAGAVDEEDYFDLAGSKQPPPETNRFKRLRKGPAPAHPAPTPQVRRCEAPDAPSFSLGISDDDDDDFLADGQHQKQPRAPVAPRAPSSFIAGDRRPEPAQREMTPLKRLRKCPALPHLAPTPPPLKAPGPPAAEVSPLMSENAATGAVGTGSLEDDIEDWTTDEDRPVRDVPPSVGSCSTSSNSKFSLLNRGVLMTQSSNKANTSKFTQTPNFSASKSLEESCSKKLLPKITISPMRKILLLDSDTDADDEENQNKAKKPSPVKKRQKSMHKYMQEKSTFQENRKHQGSTTVQKSEAVMNNNWATPAFDEFCNEYFNSTKDAGSSQQKEGNSFSCSKVSQPKYPDEMEGHFQQQSTSSGGVLDDNLDGRPPAMHYFFHQDPRVRDLVRDRLQHFLPTGAGSKRENEQSRGKSLSYRRQFHSSAATNDEWVTPNRGIPVPTDVGKRRVHASGTQSGSGHWFTNDSGRRVKLYFQSSSSLLKPLDNRKLLVILCYFSVYAYFFKKKVSMHISFHFTVFQDHSFLKETRPNFALLDWDCRFMSQKMGRS; from the exons ATGGGGAGCAGCGCGGCCCCCGCGTACTCTCACGCCGTCTTCTTCCGCAGCACGCCAGCACCTTTCGTCTCCGCCGGAGCCGCGGCGCCGCACGCCCGCACGCACCTCAAGCCCAagtccaaactccaaacccATTCCAAAACCTCCGGATTCCCTCCACGAAATTTACGAAACCAGAGCTCTCCCGCCAATAACCCGCCCATTTCGATTGCCATTCCTCTCCCCAAATCCGTCGCCTCCGTTCCCCAAATCGAGCTATCCCATCTCGCGCCGAGACAAACCCTAGCTCTCGCCGGCGCATCCGCCGCAATGGACTTCACGGCGCCCTCCTTCTCGCTGGGTTTCGATTCGGATGAGGATGACCCCCCTACCCCGGTCGGGAGCGACCGGCGCGAGCAGCCGCGAGGGTACGCGGCGCCCGATCCGCCGTCGTTCTCCCTGGgcttcgacgacgacgacgacgtcgaggaGCCCCGCCCCCCCGCGGGAGGTCGCCGGGAGGAGCGCGCGCGGAGGTCCGTGGCCCCCGACCCGCCGTCGTTCTCCCTGGgcttcgacgacgacgacgacgttgAGGAGGAACCCCGACCCCCCGCGGGAGGCCGTCgggaggagcgggcgcgggggtCCGCGGCGCCCGACCCGCCGTCATTCTCCCTGGgcttcgacgacgacgacggtgaaATCCTCGTCACCGGCCAGCGTCACCAGCAGGCGCGGCCGCATGTGGCGCCCCGAGCTCCCACTTCGGCCGGCGCTGTAGATGAGGAGGATTACTTTGACCTCGCCGGTAgcaagcagccgccgccggagaccaATCGATTCAAGCGGCTACGGAAGGGCCCTGCGCCAGCCCACCCAGCGCCAACTCCGCAGGTGCGGCGCTGTGAGGCGCCCGATGCACCCTCCTTTTCGCTGGGCATcagcgacgacgatgatgacgactTCCTTGCTGACGGCCAGCATCAGAAGCAACCGAGAGCACCGGTAGCTCCTCGTGCTCCCTCGTCGTTCATCGCTGGTGACCGAAGGCCAGAGCCAGCCCAGCGCGAAATGACTCCACTTAAGCGGCTGCGGAAGTGCCCTGCGCTGCCACATCTGGCGCCAACACCACCTCCTCTCAAGGCGCCAGGACCACCTGCAGCGGAAGTGTCTCCATTGATGAGTGAAAATGCAGCAACGGGTGCGGTTGGGACTGGGAGTTTGGAAGACGATATTGAAGATTGGACCACAGATGAGGACCGACCAGTCCGAG ATGTGCCACCATCTGTTGGTAGTTGCAGCACTTCCAGTAACTCAAAATTCTCCCTGCTCAACCGTGGTGTCCTTATGACTCAATCATCAAACAAAGCAAATACATCAAAATTTACACAGACACCAAATTTTTCTGCTTCAAAATCTTTGGAAGAAAGCTGTTCAAAGAAATTACTTCCTAAGATAACAAtaagcccgatgaggaaaatCCTTTTGCTGGACTCTGACACTGATGCAGACGATGAAGAGAATCAAAATAAAGCAAAGAAGCCAAGCCCTGTTAAAAAGAGACAAAAATCCATGCACAAATATATGCAGGAAAAGTCTACCTTTCAGGAAAACAGGAAGCACCAAGGGAGCACTACTGTGCAGAAGAGCGAAGCTGTGATGAATAACAATTGGGCAACACCTGCCTTTGATGAGTTCTGCAATGAATACTTCAATTCTACGAAAGATGCAGGATCTTCTCAGCAGAAAGAAGGCAACAGTTTTTCTTGTTCCAAGGTTTCTCAACCCAAATACCCTGATGAAATGGAAGGGCATTTCCAGCAACAAAGCACTTCAAGTGGAGGTGTACTAGATGACAACCTGGATGGTCGTCCTCCTGCCATGCATTATTTCTTCCATCAAGACCCAAGGGTGCGAGATCTAGTCCGTGATAGGCTGCAGCATTTCCTTCCCACTGGAGCAGGAAGTAAGAGAGAAAATGAGCAAAGCAGAGGAAAAAGTCTCAGCTACAG GAGGCAGTTCCACTCGAGTGCAGCTACAAATGATGAGTGGGTGACACCAAATAGAGGGATCCCAGTTCCAACTGATGTTGGTAAAAGAAGGGTGCATGCCAGTGGAACTCAATCTGGCTCTGGCCATTGGTTTACTAATGACAGTGGGAGGAGGGTAAAGCTGTATTTCCAGAGTTCCAGTTCACTTCTTAAACCTTTAGATAATAGAAAGTTGTTGGTCATTTTGTGCTACTTCAGTGTCtatgcatatttttttaaaaagaaagtgTCGATGCATATTAGTTTTCATTTCACTGTTTTTCAAGATCATTCTTTTCTTAAAGAAACCAGACCTAATTTTGCTTTGTTGGATTGGGACTGCAGGTTTATGTCTCAAAAAATGGGCAGGAGTTGA
- the LOC117863423 gene encoding uncharacterized protein produces MAATRKPRSPPAAASGDHHRFLRPGALARLRDARLRRGGRASRLPPPSSPAPASPPASPPPPAAGDGDGEGGAAVPYFVPVTRLLAPQCPQRKKLAAAKYAVLFSPPPPSPDLPLEAVIEFLSSPDMVVAAH; encoded by the coding sequence ATGGCGGCCACCCGCAAGCCCCgctccccgcccgccgccgccagcggcgaCCACCACCGGTTCCTCCGCCCCGGggccctcgcccgcctccgcgaCGCCAGGCTCCGCCGCGGGGGCCGCGCCTCCCGCCTGCCcccgccctcgtcgccggcgccggcgtcccctcccgcgtcgcctcctcctcctgcggctggcgacggcgacggcgagggcggcgcggccgtgccGTACTTCGTGCCCGTCACGAGGCTCCTCGCGCCGCAGTGCCCCCAGCGGAAGAAGCTCGCGGCGGCCAAGTACGCGGTGCTCttctccccgccgcccccgagCCCTGATCTGCCCCTCGAGGCGGTTATCGAGTTCCTGAGCTCGCCTGACATGGTGGTCGCCGCCCACTAG
- the LOC117864291 gene encoding uncharacterized protein: protein MSSRNRSATATAASCAAPAAAAAPSLRTPRRLRRRPVKASASGGGRRSGPATPLLKWDVGGGGGGGEGRKLGGGEEAGAGAREKAREVSVRRLAAGVWRLRPPEAVAGATAAGGAERRVRVGVEHIPRHLQVQLLKQNTLGHHQSMKNEASSPISVLERKSGELHKVQLHATSTTMEKATKWEPEDRKGMESHDAYLIASQLNLLDEQQDTTYVANLQMELQQVRDRVTELETERRSAKKKLDHLFKKLAEEKAAWRNREHEKVRAILEDMKADLDHEKKNRRRLEMINLKLVNELKEAKMSAKQLLQEYETERKARELTEEVCNELAREVEEDKAEIEALKQDSLKLREEVDEERKMLQMAEVWREERVQMKLVDAKLTLDAKYTQLSKLQQDVEAFISACSCANGDITVVEEAENIIQAIKSVRAQDAEFRYEPPAASEDIFSIFEELRPSEEPVIKEIEPCYKNNSAKCESEIQEASPMTDIFLEKKAKVYSNKSPQDESDTEDGSSWETISHEDMQGSSGSPDGSEPSVNNKICDGSISWKSGNDFEYRGNEKLKDDLTDAYLTNVNQPKKKESAISKLWKSSRPKNSEICKKDAVETVNARSSNVRLSVGTYSTVESGIQEIGLSPPSVGQWSSPDSMNIQFNRGFKGCIEYPRTSQKHSLKAKLMEARMESQKVQLRQVLKQKI, encoded by the exons ATGAGCTCCAGGAaccgctccgccaccgccaccgccgcctcatGCGCTGccccggctgcggctgcggcgccgTCTCtacggacgccgcggcggctgcgacGGCGGCCCGTTAAGGCctcggcgtcgggcggcgggcggcggagcgggcccGCCACGCCGCTGTTGAAATGGgacgtgggcggcggcggcggaggaggtgaggggaggaagctgggtggcggcgaggaggcgggggccggcgcgcgGGAGAAGGCGAGGGAGGTGTCAGTGCGGAGGCTCGCGGCCGGGGTGTGGCGGCTGCGCCCGCCCGAGGCGGTGGCCGGGGCCACCGCGGCCGGAGGCGCCGAGAGGAGGGTCCGCGTGGGTGTCGAG CATATCCCAAGGCATCTACAAGTCCAGCTTCTCAAGCAGAACACTTTGGGCCATCACCAGAGTATGAAGAATGAGGCTTCAAGCCCCATTTCTGTCTTGGAGAGGAAGAGTGGAGAGCTTCACAAG GTACAACTTCATGCTACTTCCACTACAATGGAAAAGGCAACAAAATGGGAGCCTGAGGACAGAAAAGGAATGGAATCACATGATGCCTATCTGATAGCCAGCCAGCTAAATCTTCTTGACGAGCAGCAAGACACAACTTATGTTGCTAACCTCCAGATGGAGCTCCAGCAAGTACGTGATAGGGTGACTGAGCTGGAAACTGAGCGGCGGTCAGCTAAGAAGAAGCTTGACCACCTGTTCAAGAAACttgcagaggagaaagcggcttGGAGGAATAGAGAGCATGAGAAAGTACGTGCCATTCTTGAAGATATGAAGGCGGACCTTGATCACGAGAAGAAAAACAGGAGGCGGCTGGAGATGATTAACTTGAAGCTCGTCAATGAGTTGAAGGAGGCCAAGATGTCAGCGAAGCAGCTGTTACAAGAGTACGAGACAGAGAGGAAGGCGCGCGAGCTCACTGAGGAGGTGTGCAATGAGCTGGCTAGAGAGGTGGAGGAAGACAAAGCTGAGATTGAGGCCTTGAAACAGGACTCCCTGAAGCTGCGAGAGGAGGTGGATGAGGAGCGGAAGATGCTGCAGATGGCTGAGGTGTGGCGTGAAGAACGGGTGCAGATGAAGCTTGTTGATGCAAAACTTACTCTCGATGCCAAATACACACAGCTGAGCAAACTGCAACAGGATGTTGAGGCTTTTATTTCTGCATGCAGCTGTGCTAATGGAGACATCACGGTAGTAGAAGAAGCAGAGAACATAATACAGGCAATCAAGTCAGTCAGAGCCCAAGATGCTGAATTCAGATATGAGCCCCCGGCTGCCTCAGAAGACATATTTTCCATTTTTGAGGAGCTGCGTCCGAGTGAGGAGCCTGTCATCAAGGAGATTGAGCCATGCTACAAGAATAACTCTGCCAAATGTGAATCAGAAATTCAAGAGGCTAGCCCAATGACAGATATATTCCTCGAAAAGAAAGCCAAGGTGTACTCAAATAAAAGCCCTCAAGATGAAAGCGACACTGAAGATGGCAGCAGCTGGGAGACAATAAGTCATGAAGATATGCAGGGTTCAAGTGGTTCACCTGACGGAAGCGAACCATCAGTCAACAACAAGATCTGTGATGGAAGCATATCTTGGAAAAGTGGAAATGATTTCGAGTACAGAGGGAATGAGAAGCTAAAGGATGATTTGACCGATGCATACCTGACAAACGTGAATCAACCCAAGAAGAAAGAATCAGCCATATCGAAGCTCTGGAAGTCATCACGTCCAAAGAACAGTGAGATATGTAAGAAAGATGCCGTCGAAACAGTTAATGCGAGATCATCCAATGTTCGGCTGTCAGTCGGGACTTACTCCACTGTTGAAAGTGGCATTCAGGAAATAGGACTCAGTCCACCGAGCGTCGGGCAGTGGAGCTCCCCTGACTCGATGAACATTCAATTCAACAGGGGCTTCAAGGGCTGTATAGAGTACCCGCGGACGTCCCAGAAGCACAGCTTGAAGGCAAAGCTCATGGAGGCACGGATGGAGAGCCAGAAGGTCCAGCTCCGGCAGGTGCTCAAGCAGAAGATTTAG